From Hymenobacter sedentarius, a single genomic window includes:
- a CDS encoding TldD/PmbA family protein has protein sequence MKRRDFVGLSGLAAGALFLPNFPSLGGTPVDPSRLLEGIDPALKKRLANAGLNAAKTAGASYADVRIGRYLNQSIFTREKQVQNIASGESFGAGVRVLANGTWGFAATNNVTEAGIAKAAQLAVAIAKANAKVQKEKVVLAPEKGHGDVTWKTPIQQNAFEVPVAQKAELLLAANAKALENGASFVNSSLFQINEQKYFASTDGSYIDQDVHRIWPTFSVTAIDRASGKFRSRDALSAPMGLGYEYLTPKAADKIPGAAGTGLIGYRNSYDMLEDAALAAKQVKEKLTAKSVTAGKYDLVLDPNHLGLTIHESVGHPLELDRVLGYEANYAGTSFATLEWKAKKIPYGSKLVNIVADKLQPGSLGAVGYDDEGVKTKRWDLIKEGMLVDYEKIRDQAHIVGQNESDGCCYADSWDSVQFQRMPNVSLQPGTAKMSVDDMIKNVDKGIYIAGRGSYSIDQQRYNFQFGGQVFYAIEKGQIAGMIEDVAYQANTQEFWNSCAAICDQSDYRLFGSFFDGKGQPSQVSAVSHGSATTRFNGVNVINTARKIG, from the coding sequence TTGAAACGTCGCGACTTTGTGGGACTCTCCGGCCTGGCGGCCGGCGCCCTGTTTCTGCCAAACTTTCCCAGTTTAGGAGGTACGCCGGTTGACCCGTCCCGCCTGCTGGAAGGCATCGACCCCGCCCTGAAAAAGCGCCTGGCCAATGCGGGCCTCAACGCCGCCAAAACGGCCGGGGCCAGCTACGCCGATGTGCGCATCGGCCGCTATCTCAACCAAAGCATTTTCACCCGCGAAAAGCAGGTGCAGAACATCGCCAGCGGCGAGAGCTTTGGCGCCGGGGTGCGCGTGCTGGCCAATGGCACCTGGGGCTTTGCGGCCACCAATAACGTCACGGAAGCCGGCATTGCCAAAGCCGCCCAGTTGGCCGTGGCCATCGCCAAAGCCAATGCCAAAGTACAGAAAGAGAAGGTGGTGCTGGCCCCGGAAAAAGGCCACGGCGACGTGACCTGGAAAACGCCCATCCAGCAAAACGCCTTCGAAGTACCGGTGGCTCAGAAGGCCGAATTGCTGCTGGCCGCCAACGCCAAGGCCCTGGAAAACGGCGCCAGCTTCGTCAATTCCTCGCTGTTTCAAATCAACGAGCAGAAGTACTTCGCCAGCACCGACGGCTCCTACATCGACCAGGACGTGCACCGCATCTGGCCCACGTTTAGCGTGACGGCCATCGACCGTGCCTCGGGCAAGTTCCGGAGCCGCGACGCGCTGAGCGCCCCCATGGGCCTGGGCTACGAGTACCTCACCCCCAAGGCCGCCGACAAAATTCCGGGTGCCGCCGGCACCGGCCTCATCGGCTACCGCAACAGCTACGACATGCTGGAAGATGCCGCCCTGGCCGCCAAGCAGGTGAAGGAAAAGCTGACCGCCAAGTCGGTAACTGCTGGTAAATACGACCTGGTGCTCGACCCTAATCACCTGGGCCTGACCATTCACGAGTCGGTGGGCCACCCGCTCGAACTCGACCGCGTGTTGGGCTACGAAGCCAACTACGCCGGCACTAGCTTCGCCACCTTGGAGTGGAAGGCCAAGAAGATTCCTTATGGCTCGAAACTGGTGAATATTGTGGCCGACAAGCTGCAGCCCGGCTCGCTCGGGGCGGTGGGTTACGATGATGAAGGCGTGAAAACCAAACGCTGGGACCTCATCAAAGAAGGCATGCTTGTGGACTATGAAAAGATTCGGGACCAGGCGCACATTGTCGGTCAAAACGAATCCGACGGCTGCTGCTACGCCGACTCCTGGGACTCGGTACAATTCCAGCGCATGCCCAACGTGAGCCTGCAGCCCGGCACCGCCAAAATGAGCGTCGACGACATGATAAAGAACGTGGACAAAGGCATTTACATTGCCGGCCGCGGCTCCTATTCCATCGACCAGCAGCGCTACAACTTCCAGTTCGGTGGGCAGGTGTTCTACGCCATTGAAAAGGGCCAGATTGCGGGCATGATTGAGGACGTTGCCTACCAGGCAAACACCCAGGAATTCTGGAACAGCTGCGCGGCTATTTGCGACCAGTCTGACTACCGCTTGTTCGGTTCGTTCTTCGATGGCAAGGGCCAGCCTTCGCAGGTGTCGGCGGTGAGCCACGGCTCGGCGACCACGCGCTTCAACGGCGTCAACGTCATCAACACCGCCCGCAAAATCGGCTAA
- a CDS encoding phosphatase PAP2 family protein — protein sequence MRSFLVTRFAAAMLLFGALHPAQAQVKPTPADTTRKYANPGGVPSPVKAVWYKSKFVRAMAIPAVMIGYGAITAQGDAGINHRERTFVQKQFRPVSTGFDNSLIIAPYFELAAVALAGVESHNDRINILLIIAKGEAVMLASTFAVKYLSRETRPNGDDNLSFPSGHTAQAFLAASIVHTEFRDKSQWYGIGAYTIATSVAALRMINDKHWQSDVVAGAGFGIMSAHLAYLSHRNRWGRKAIGRDVGMAPMYFGNGTPGLTISWHPTH from the coding sequence ATGCGCTCATTTCTCGTTACCCGTTTCGCCGCCGCTATGCTGTTGTTCGGGGCGCTTCACCCGGCGCAGGCCCAGGTCAAGCCGACCCCTGCCGATACCACCAGAAAATACGCGAACCCCGGCGGGGTCCCTTCCCCGGTAAAAGCCGTCTGGTATAAGAGTAAGTTCGTCAGAGCCATGGCCATTCCGGCCGTGATGATAGGCTACGGCGCTATTACGGCCCAAGGGGATGCGGGCATCAATCACCGGGAAAGAACATTCGTGCAAAAGCAATTCCGGCCGGTCAGTACGGGCTTCGACAATTCGCTGATTATCGCGCCGTACTTCGAGCTGGCGGCGGTGGCGCTGGCGGGCGTGGAGTCGCACAACGACCGCATCAACATCTTGCTCATCATTGCCAAGGGCGAGGCAGTCATGCTGGCCTCCACTTTTGCAGTGAAGTACCTGAGCCGCGAGACGCGACCTAACGGCGACGACAACCTCTCCTTTCCCTCGGGCCACACGGCGCAGGCCTTTCTGGCGGCCAGCATCGTGCACACCGAATTTCGCGACAAAAGCCAGTGGTACGGCATTGGGGCCTACACCATTGCCACTAGCGTAGCCGCCCTGCGCATGATTAACGACAAGCACTGGCAGAGCGACGTGGTAGCGGGCGCCGGTTTTGGCATCATGTCGGCCCACCTGGCTTACCTCTCGCACCGCAACCGCTGGGGCCGCAAGGCCATCGGCCGCGACGTGGGCATGGCCCCCATGTACTTCGGCAACGGCACGCCGGGCCTCACCATCAGCTGGCACCCAACGCATTAA
- a CDS encoding efflux RND transporter periplasmic adaptor subunit: MSEPTTSSSSRFWLIILIVLAVFGGLFLLGYMPRHNREKARDSEASQNAAAAPTVTVVAAQAAPDTTTLTLPADTRSNRETFVFARANGYIKSWSADIGQKVKAGQVLAEVTTPELDQQIAEARATLGLARTSYNRLAGIGLPGAISKQELDAAQAQYAAQRAGVQQLLAQQAFRRVTAPFSGIVTQRNVEVGSLVNSSNTPGSHLYKLEQTDKLRAYVQVPQNFAPAIKPGLTADFLVPEFPGRVFAGRVVREAGALDANTRTLLTEVEVPNARGELRPGSYAQVRFHLPRTSPGVLIPANALVPGGTDVRVATVQDGKVHYQTITPGRDFGSQLEVAQGLKGGELLVLNPAENLTEGQAVQTRAYKPAPKPAGPPPAKPRLNDPDAPRVSSPALLK, encoded by the coding sequence ATGTCTGAACCTACTACTTCCAGCTCCAGCCGCTTCTGGCTTATCATTCTCATCGTACTGGCGGTGTTTGGAGGCTTGTTTTTGCTGGGCTATATGCCGCGCCACAACCGGGAAAAAGCCCGCGACAGCGAGGCGAGCCAAAATGCGGCCGCCGCTCCTACCGTGACGGTGGTAGCCGCCCAGGCCGCGCCCGACACCACCACCCTCACCCTGCCCGCCGACACCAGGTCGAACCGGGAAACCTTCGTGTTTGCCCGCGCCAATGGCTATATTAAGTCGTGGTCGGCCGATATTGGGCAGAAGGTGAAGGCCGGGCAGGTACTGGCCGAAGTCACTACCCCGGAGCTCGACCAGCAGATTGCTGAAGCCCGCGCCACCCTCGGCCTGGCCCGCACCAGCTACAACCGCCTGGCCGGAATTGGGCTGCCCGGCGCCATCTCCAAGCAGGAGCTGGACGCCGCCCAGGCCCAGTACGCCGCCCAACGGGCCGGCGTGCAACAGCTGCTGGCGCAGCAGGCGTTTCGGCGCGTCACGGCGCCGTTCAGCGGCATCGTGACACAGCGCAACGTGGAAGTGGGCAGCCTGGTAAACAGCAGCAACACGCCCGGCTCGCACCTCTACAAGCTGGAGCAAACCGATAAGCTGCGGGCCTACGTGCAAGTGCCGCAGAACTTTGCGCCCGCCATCAAGCCTGGGCTGACCGCCGATTTTCTGGTGCCGGAGTTTCCGGGCCGGGTCTTCGCCGGGCGGGTGGTGCGCGAAGCCGGCGCCCTCGATGCCAACACCCGCACGCTGCTCACCGAAGTGGAAGTGCCCAATGCCCGCGGCGAGCTGCGGCCGGGCAGCTACGCCCAGGTGCGGTTCCACTTGCCGCGCACCTCGCCCGGCGTGCTGATACCGGCCAATGCCCTGGTGCCCGGCGGCACCGACGTCCGCGTGGCCACCGTGCAGGACGGCAAGGTTCATTACCAGACCATTACCCCGGGCCGCGACTTTGGCTCCCAGCTGGAAGTAGCCCAGGGCCTGAAAGGCGGTGAGCTGCTGGTGCTCAACCCCGCCGAAAACCTGACCGAAGGCCAGGCCGTGCAAACCCGCGCCTACAAGCCCGCGCCCAAACCCGCCGGCCCCCCACCCGCCAAGCCCCGGCTCAATGACCCCGACGCCCCGCGCGTGTCGTCGCCGGCGCTGTTGAAATAA
- a CDS encoding efflux RND transporter permease subunit, translating into MWIVRLALARPYTFVVMALLILVGGGLTIQRMAVDIFPDIPIPVVGVVWGYAGISPEEMNQRIVIPNERAFTTTVNNIEHIESQSLKGVGLIKVFFQPGSNPDAGVAQLTAITQTLLRILPPGISPPLIIRYSASNVPIAQTSLSSETLGESDLFDAANAFIRPGLAVVQGASVLLPNGGKPKQIMVDLDPDKLAGKGLSGNDVVATLISQNVIIPAGSAKLGDREYDVKLNSSPEAIASLNDLPIKTVDGTPVYIRDVAFVHEGAAVQTNIVRQNGRRTAIIPILKSGSASTLDIIDKIKKALPNIQANAPPGLNIKLLFDQSFFVRASIKGVIVEACIAAALTALMILLFLGSWRSTLIIATSIPLSILVSIIVMNMLGQTLNIMTLGGLSLAVGILVDDATVEIENIHRNMGMKKLLKRSILDGAQQIATPALVATLSICIVFVPVFFLGGVASAIFAPLATAVIFAMLASYVLSRTLVPTLVMYLLRKELPIYHALPEPDLPSLHQRNGRPVSKIERDLELIRHEQFEKAHPSATPEEEAEEAITNEERAAGLAITKTWVWKLHEAFDHRFEKFRAGYGRALDWALSNRPKVIVAFVVLFVGSLGLFPLIGQNFFPTVDAGQLRLHVRVPTGTRVEETEARFRQVESVIRSVIPAKELDLVLDNIGLPVIPINLLLSDNPTIGAGDGEILVSMKEDHGPTADYINEIRRRLHQEQPDLTIFFQPADIVNQTLNFGLPAPIDIQVIGRDKAANQRIAGELRTKINKVPGVVDAFIYQAFDQPQLRVDIDRVRAQQAGISQRDIANNVLVSLSSSTQTNPNQWLNPTTGVNYTVAVQTPPRALSTLDEIGSIGITSATQNRAQLLNNFATVRRSLTTAVASDYNIQRTVDLYASVSGRDLGGVAKDVRKILADTEKQLPKGTTLALRGQADSMRTSFAGLGLELAGAIILVYLLMVVNFQSWLDPLIIITALPGALAGILWMLFVTQTTLSVPALMGAIMCIGVATANSILLVTFANERREEQPDLSPRDAALDVGFTRLRPVLMTALAMIIGLLPMSLGMGEGGEQNAPLGRAVIGGLMLATVTTLFFVPIMFSYLKKQAPVQNAAA; encoded by the coding sequence ATGTGGATAGTTAGGCTGGCACTGGCGCGCCCCTACACCTTCGTGGTGATGGCGCTGCTAATCCTCGTGGGCGGCGGGCTCACCATTCAGCGGATGGCGGTGGACATCTTCCCCGATATTCCTATTCCCGTGGTGGGCGTGGTGTGGGGCTACGCCGGCATCTCGCCCGAGGAGATGAACCAGCGCATCGTGATTCCCAACGAACGCGCCTTCACCACTACCGTCAACAACATCGAGCACATTGAAAGCCAAAGCCTTAAGGGCGTGGGCTTGATTAAGGTGTTTTTCCAGCCCGGCTCCAACCCCGATGCCGGCGTGGCCCAGCTCACGGCCATTACCCAAACGCTGCTGCGCATCCTGCCGCCGGGCATTTCGCCCCCGCTCATCATCCGTTATTCGGCTTCCAATGTGCCCATTGCGCAAACCTCGCTCAGCAGCGAGACCCTGGGCGAATCGGACCTTTTTGACGCCGCCAATGCCTTTATCCGGCCGGGGCTGGCCGTGGTGCAGGGAGCCTCGGTGCTGCTGCCCAACGGCGGCAAGCCCAAGCAAATCATGGTCGACCTCGACCCCGACAAGCTGGCGGGCAAAGGCCTGAGCGGCAACGACGTGGTGGCCACGCTCATCTCCCAGAACGTCATTATCCCAGCCGGCTCGGCCAAGCTCGGCGACCGGGAGTACGACGTGAAGCTCAACTCCAGCCCCGAGGCCATTGCCAGCCTCAACGACCTGCCCATCAAGACGGTAGACGGCACGCCCGTGTACATCCGCGACGTGGCCTTTGTGCACGAAGGCGCCGCCGTGCAAACCAACATCGTGCGGCAGAACGGCCGCCGCACCGCCATCATCCCCATCCTAAAAAGCGGATCGGCAAGCACGCTGGACATCATCGACAAAATCAAAAAGGCGCTGCCCAACATCCAGGCCAACGCCCCGCCCGGCCTGAACATCAAGCTGCTGTTTGACCAGTCGTTTTTCGTGCGCGCCAGCATCAAGGGGGTCATTGTGGAGGCCTGCATTGCCGCTGCCCTCACGGCCCTGATGATACTGCTGTTTCTGGGCTCGTGGCGTTCCACGCTCATCATTGCCACCAGCATTCCGCTGTCTATTCTGGTCAGCATCATCGTGATGAACATGCTGGGCCAGACCCTGAACATTATGACCCTGGGCGGCTTGAGTTTGGCGGTGGGCATTCTGGTGGATGATGCCACGGTGGAGATTGAGAACATCCACCGCAACATGGGCATGAAAAAGCTGCTGAAACGCTCCATTCTCGATGGGGCTCAGCAGATTGCGACGCCCGCGCTGGTGGCAACGCTCTCCATTTGCATCGTGTTTGTGCCGGTGTTTTTCCTGGGCGGGGTGGCCTCGGCCATTTTCGCGCCGCTGGCCACGGCCGTGATTTTTGCCATGCTGGCGTCCTACGTCCTGAGCCGGACGCTGGTGCCCACGCTGGTGATGTACCTGCTGCGCAAGGAGCTGCCCATCTACCACGCCCTGCCCGAGCCCGACCTGCCCAGCCTGCACCAGCGCAACGGCCGGCCTGTGAGCAAAATAGAGCGCGACCTGGAGCTGATTCGGCACGAGCAGTTCGAGAAAGCCCACCCTAGCGCCACGCCCGAGGAAGAAGCCGAAGAAGCCATTACCAACGAGGAGCGCGCGGCCGGGCTGGCCATCACCAAAACCTGGGTTTGGAAGCTACACGAAGCCTTCGACCACCGGTTTGAGAAGTTTCGGGCCGGCTACGGCCGCGCGCTGGACTGGGCTCTGAGCAACCGGCCCAAGGTCATTGTGGCCTTTGTGGTGCTGTTTGTGGGGTCGCTGGGGCTGTTTCCGCTCATTGGCCAGAACTTCTTCCCGACGGTGGATGCCGGCCAGCTGCGCCTGCACGTGCGGGTGCCCACCGGCACGCGGGTGGAAGAAACGGAGGCCCGCTTCCGCCAGGTAGAAAGCGTGATTCGCAGCGTGATTCCGGCCAAGGAGCTGGACTTGGTGCTCGATAACATTGGCCTGCCCGTCATCCCCATCAACCTGCTGCTGAGCGACAACCCCACCATCGGAGCCGGCGATGGCGAAATCCTGGTGAGCATGAAGGAAGACCACGGCCCCACGGCCGACTACATCAACGAAATCCGCCGCCGCCTGCACCAGGAGCAGCCCGACCTCACCATATTCTTCCAGCCGGCCGACATCGTAAACCAGACGCTGAACTTCGGCCTACCCGCCCCAATTGACATTCAGGTAATCGGCCGCGACAAAGCTGCCAACCAGCGCATTGCCGGCGAGCTGCGCACCAAAATCAACAAGGTACCCGGCGTGGTCGATGCCTTTATCTACCAGGCCTTTGACCAGCCCCAGCTGCGGGTCGACATCGACCGCGTGCGAGCCCAGCAAGCGGGCATTTCGCAGCGCGACATTGCCAACAACGTGCTGGTGAGCCTCTCCTCCAGCACCCAAACCAACCCCAACCAGTGGCTCAACCCCACCACCGGCGTCAACTACACGGTGGCCGTGCAAACGCCGCCGCGGGCCCTTTCCACACTTGATGAGATTGGCAGCATCGGCATCACCAGCGCCACCCAAAACCGAGCCCAACTGCTCAACAACTTCGCCACGGTGCGCCGCTCGCTCACCACGGCCGTGGCCTCGGACTACAACATCCAGCGCACCGTGGACCTCTACGCCAGCGTGAGCGGCCGCGACCTGGGGGGTGTGGCTAAAGACGTGCGCAAAATCCTGGCCGATACAGAAAAGCAGCTGCCCAAAGGCACCACGCTGGCCCTGCGCGGCCAGGCCGATTCTATGCGCACCTCGTTTGCGGGGCTGGGCCTGGAGCTGGCCGGCGCCATCATCCTGGTCTACCTGCTGATGGTGGTCAACTTCCAGAGCTGGCTCGACCCGCTCATCATCATCACGGCCCTACCAGGCGCGCTTGCTGGCATCCTGTGGATGCTGTTTGTGACCCAAACCACCCTGAGCGTGCCCGCCCTGATGGGCGCCATCATGTGCATCGGCGTGGCCACGGCCAATAGTATTCTACTCGTCACTTTTGCCAACGAGCGCCGCGAAGAGCAACCCGACCTCTCCCCGCGCGATGCCGCCCTCGACGTGGGCTTCACCCGACTGCGCCCCGTGCTCATGACGGCTCTGGCCATGATTATCGGCCTGCTGCCCATGTCGTTGGGCATGGGCGAAGGCGGCGAGCAAAACGCGCCGCTGGGCCGCGCCGTGATTGGGGGCCTCATGCTGGCAACTGTTACCACGCTGTTCTTTGTGCCCATCATGTTTTCCTATTTGAAAAAGCAAGCGCCGGTGCAAAACGCGGCCGCTTAG
- a CDS encoding efflux transporter outer membrane subunit encodes MTFRVSSFLLGLPLLLSACATAPRYQPPAVSTPTAWQNAVPADTAGSRIPSAAETRAKAPVASPRFGGQAPPVQAVAPARSATDSSGTNAPAQPQQLPQAPPETAWWTVFNDPVLAQLEEQALAQNFTARAALARVEQARARLQVADSYRTPDVTLNPSAYRTQLSGLRPVPFDVPARAITQTQYFVPVNVSYEVDVWGRIRRNIQAARADAAAAEADVQAVRLSLTADAATYYFNLRGLDAELAVLDSARLARVQNVQLTHARYQAGVDNEIGYRRAQTELATLEASLLELARQRAGVAAALATVVGQPASSFALPSKGGTELPAAPAIPPALPAALLARRPDLRRAERQLAAANARADAAHLARRPTVQLNGFIGSQSAALAKLPQLANGFTYYLGGGVAIPIFNGGRLRGNEQLAQAQYQEFEAQYRGAALTAFQDVETALANLRLSTAQLAAQQRALRAARLAGRLTNVRYRSGLTNYFEVVDADRQTLEAARALAQTQAAQLRYNVLLVRALGGSWQ; translated from the coding sequence ATGACCTTCCGCGTTTCGTCTTTCTTGCTTGGGCTGCCGCTTTTGCTGAGTGCCTGCGCCACCGCGCCCCGGTACCAGCCGCCGGCGGTGAGCACGCCCACGGCCTGGCAAAATGCCGTGCCCGCCGATACGGCCGGCTCGCGCATCCCAAGCGCCGCCGAAACGCGGGCCAAAGCGCCGGTTGCCTCCCCAAGGTTTGGGGGGCAGGCGCCGCCAGTGCAAGCCGTAGCGCCCGCCCGGTCTGCCACCGATTCGTCGGGCACAAATGCGCCAGCCCAACCGCAGCAGCTACCCCAGGCGCCGCCCGAAACGGCCTGGTGGACGGTCTTCAACGACCCGGTTTTAGCTCAACTCGAAGAGCAGGCGCTGGCTCAGAACTTCACGGCTCGGGCGGCGCTGGCCCGCGTCGAGCAGGCCCGCGCTAGGTTGCAGGTGGCTGATTCTTACCGCACACCCGACGTCACGCTCAACCCTTCGGCCTACCGCACGCAGCTCTCGGGCCTGCGGCCGGTGCCCTTCGATGTGCCCGCCCGGGCCATCACCCAAACGCAGTACTTCGTCCCCGTCAACGTGAGCTACGAAGTGGACGTGTGGGGCCGCATCCGGCGCAACATTCAGGCGGCCCGCGCCGATGCCGCCGCTGCCGAGGCCGACGTGCAGGCCGTGCGCCTGTCGCTCACCGCCGACGCCGCCACCTACTACTTCAACCTGCGCGGCCTCGATGCCGAGCTGGCCGTGCTCGACAGCGCCCGGCTCGCCCGCGTGCAAAACGTGCAGCTCACCCACGCCCGGTACCAGGCCGGAGTAGACAATGAAATAGGCTACCGGCGTGCCCAAACCGAGCTGGCCACCCTGGAAGCCAGCCTGCTGGAGCTGGCCCGGCAGCGGGCGGGCGTAGCGGCCGCGCTGGCCACGGTGGTGGGCCAGCCCGCCAGCAGCTTTGCCCTGCCGTCCAAGGGTGGCACGGAGCTGCCCGCGGCCCCGGCCATCCCCCCGGCCCTGCCCGCTGCGCTTCTCGCCCGCCGCCCCGATTTGCGCCGCGCCGAGCGCCAGCTGGCCGCCGCCAATGCCCGCGCCGACGCCGCCCACCTGGCGCGCCGGCCCACCGTCCAGCTCAACGGCTTCATTGGGTCCCAAAGCGCTGCCCTGGCCAAGCTGCCCCAACTGGCCAATGGCTTTACTTACTACCTAGGCGGCGGCGTGGCCATTCCCATTTTCAACGGGGGCCGGCTGCGGGGCAACGAGCAGCTGGCCCAGGCCCAATACCAAGAGTTCGAAGCCCAGTACCGGGGCGCGGCCCTCACGGCGTTTCAGGATGTCGAAACCGCCCTGGCCAACCTGCGCCTGAGCACCGCCCAGCTGGCCGCCCAGCAACGCGCCCTGCGGGCCGCCCGCCTGGCCGGACGCCTCACCAACGTGCGCTACCGCAGCGGCCTCACCAACTACTTCGAAGTAGTAGACGCCGACCGCCAGACCCTGGAAGCCGCCCGCGCCCTGGCCCAAACCCAGGCCGCCCAGCTCCGCTACAATGTGCTGCTGGTGCGGGCCCTGGGCGGCAGCTGGCAATGA